The DNA region AGACAAACTAAAAAATTTTTGTTAAACAGAAGTATATTCTGGTTAACGGTACTCCGCTTTCGGCGGTGACAAATGTGTAATCAAAAGTCTGTAATCAAAAGGCAAATTTACTTCGTCTTTTTATTCACCAAAAGTTATTCTTTGGGCTTATCGGGCGAAGATTTTTTTGCTTTATATTTTTCAAAATTAATTTTTATTAGTTTTGAAAATTAGGTTGCTCTGGTAGATTATTTTTATAGTCTGAAGGTTTTCTTTCGGGTAAAGGTATATTGCGCAAGCGATCGCGCAACGACGGTTCAGGCGCAGGGGCGGGTATTGGTTTTGGTTGAGGATTTGCTTCTGGTTGCGGTTTAGGCGCAGGTTTAGTTTTTGGTTGTGGTGGAGCTACTTTTGACTCTGGTTTGGGATTATTTGCAGGTTTAGGTTCTGGTGATTTGGGTTTAGCTTCTGGCTTTTCTTCCGTTCTAATTGATGGCAAGGTCAAAGATGGACAAATCTCTGCATCATATTCATAATTAACCTTCACCTGATAGGGTTTAGGCTTTTTCGTCTTATTAGCAAAAATGCGATCGCTAAGATCTTTACTTCCTTGTTGATTGAAAACCGAATATTCTGCTCCTTTAATTAAATCAATTGCCGCGACTGCACCCTGAGTATTTACAACCACACCAAATACGCTGCTTCCTTTGAGTCTTTTGATACAGGCATCTCTAGGATAAATACCTTTAATTTCAATCTTATCTGGTTCAATATCTTCTACTTTAGCTAACCAAGCAATATAGTTTCTTCTGGCATCCTCATCAGTAGTACCAGCATTTGTCTTAGTTAAGCTTTGTCTTAAATTGCTAATGCGCTCTTGAGATTCTACAGCTTTTTTGGTGGCAATTTGCTCAGGAGTTGGCTTTGGTTGCTCAACTTCAGGCTTAGTTACAGGTAATTGTGGCTTCTGTTCTGGTTTTATGGTTGCTTGTGGAGATCGATCTGTTTGAGGAGATTTTTGTGGGAACGTAGGTAAATTATTAGGTGGGGCGGGAATTTTACCCGTATTTGGCGGCAATTTAATCGGTTTTACCTTAAAGTCCGAAGGATCAATTGCTGGAGGTTGAGGTAAATTGGATAAATCTCCGACTGGAGGGCGGGTAATATCGGTTGTGGGTGGCAAGCTAGAAAAATCGAATATAGGTGGTGGCGGAATTGTCAGTGGAGGAAGATTGTTGGAGTTGCCTATGCCAGGAATTAAGTTTGGTGGAATGGCAAAAGGTGCAGCAGGATCGCTGCTATTTGCACCAGGAAGATTATTGGGATCTGATCTGGCTGGATCGTTTAATTGAGGAGATAGATCTGGTAAACGAGACTGTTGTTCTCGATTGAGTTCAATAACCGAAACTTCTCTTTTGCCAGAATCGTTGTTGAATTTTATCGTTGGTAAACCAAACTTTAAGACTAATAAATGAAGCGCGATCGACAGCAACAAACATAGCTGTGCTGGGTTAACTAGTTTACTAGATTGATGGTCTAATTTTGACTGGTAGGACATAACCCGCAACTATAAAATTAAAATATAAAAATTTAGTTATCTAATTTAGAGAATAATTTAAACAAAATAGATAATCATCAATCTAGGTTATGCCTAATTAGTCAAGATGACAATCTATTTTCTATTAGATAGATTTGCATTTTAAACGATCGAGCATTAGATTATAAAAGACGCAACAAATAGCTTAATTTCTAATTTGCACAGGCATTACTAGATAGGTCATTTTTAATCCTCCCAAAGGACTAAAAATAACTGGTTGATTCCATTCATTCAACTGCATTTTTATTTCCGTTGTCGAAAGCGCCTTTAATCCGTCCATTAGGTATTTGATGTTAAAAGCAATTTCGATGTCTTCTCCGATAATTTCGGCTGGCAAAGACTGTTTGGCATTACCCACGTCTTGAGCATCTGCCGAGACAACTAGTTCGGCGCGAGCGTTATTAATGCTAAATTTCACTAAGTTGTTTTTCTGTGCCAATACCGCTACTAGCTCTAGACTGCTCAAGAGACGCTTACGGTTTAAAATAATTTCGCGAGCAAAGTTTTGTGGAATCAGTTGTGCATAAGTAGGATAGTCTCCTAATATTTTTGTACTAGTTAATAGGCGATCGCCCAATTCAAACACGATCACCTGTTCATCGAAACTAACTTTAACCAAATCGGTAGTCTGAGCATCACCTACAATTCTTTCTAGCTCTCGCAATGCTTTGGCAGGTATGGTTACGGCGATTTTTGGTAACTCTATAGTAGATTCTGCGTTTTCAGGATTGAGATCTGTGGCTACAACTGCCAAGCGATGACTATCAGTGGCGGCGAATTCCAAAATATCGCCCAAATTACCTTGTCCCAAGCCTTGGCTTTTTAAATGAACTCCTGTAAGCACTTGTTTGGATAGTTCGGTCGAAGCAGCAAATAAACATCCTCCCAAACCTTTATTTAGGACAGCTATAGGTAGTTCAATAGTTTGTTTCGCTTCAATTGTTGGCAAATTAGGAAACTCGGCTGCGTCTATTCCTGTTAGTTGAAATTGACCTGAAGTTGAGCTGATTGTCGTCATAAAACCATCCTCAGCAACGTCTAGAGTAATTTCTATCTCTGGTAAACGAGTGACAATATCGTTTAATAATTTGGCGGGAAGCGTGATGTCACCGCCTTCAACAACCTCAGCATTAAAACTAGTCTTGATACCCAAACTACCATCAAAGGCAATCAGGCTAACTTTCTGAGTAGTCTCGCTAGCTTTGATTAAAACGTTGCCCAATACCGCAGGTTCTGGACGAGAGGGAACAGCACGATTAACCAGAACCAGATTATTTTTCAGATCGTATGAAGCGCAAACAATTTTCATCTCAGAATCGGAATCTAGGGATATTGCCAAACAATTGTACTATGTTTAGCTCCAAGCTATAAGCTATCAAAATTAAGCTTTCAATAATTCTCGTCAAACAATACACTGACGATAATGTTGAGTATATTTTAAAAGTCTAATTATGCTGTGGTATGGCACTCGAAGCAAAGGTTAAGACACGTCGATCAAAAGCTAATAGCAAATAGCTAATAGCTAATAGCATATTTGCTCATTTTATAACTAACGTCCTAATCTATAGTTCACTTGCTGTAACTAGTTTTTAATTTCTAGTTATCGACTATAATAAACGCTTAATTTAGTCGATAAATTGAGAAAATCAAAAGATTTTGTGGATAAGCTGTGGATAACTTAAGATTTTCTGTTTCATCCTGTGGAAAAAAATTCTGCGATAGTTAAATTAGTTTAGGTTTTAAACTTTTGTCGGCTAACAAAGTTAATCCGATCGCTTAACAAAGATATGGTCTGATTCAAGGCGCGATCTTTTCTGAGCAGTTTAGCAATTTTGTCACAACTATACATGACGGATGTATGATCTTTCCCACCAAACTTTTCGCCAATACGAGGTAAGCTTAGGTCTGTATGTTGTCGCATTAGGTACATAGCGATATGTCTGGCATTGCTAATCTCGCGACGACGAGAGCTACTTTTTAAATCATGGGTAGAGACATTTAAAATCTCGGCTGATACTTCCAGAATAGTTTCTGGAGAGGCAGTAATTTGTTCTACTTTAGGATTGAGTGCCGCTGCGATATTTTCGACCGTCATCGATAAGCCAGACAGAGAAATATAGGCGATCGCCCTAATTAATGCTCCTTCTAATTCTCGGATATTGGAGGTATATTGACTAGCGATATAGGCGATCGCTTCTTTCGGTAAACGAACATTTTCATATTCTGCCTTCTTTTGTAAAATTGCCATGCGGGTTTCCAAATCGGGAACTTGGACATCCGCAATCAAGCCCATCGAGAATCTAGAACTCAAGCGTTCCTGTAGTTTAGGGATTTGCTGTGGAGGGCGATCGCTTGCTAGAACTACCTGTCTTCCTGCCTCATGAAGCGTATTAAAGGTGTGAAAAAATTCTTCTTGGGTATACTCTTTGCCTTCAATAAAGTGAATATCGTCTACTAGTAAAATATCGGCAGTGCGATAATGTTCGCGAAAAGTCTGAATACTATCATTACGAATTGCCGCAATTAAGTCGTTAGTGAATTGTTCAGTCGAAACATAAAAAACCCGCGCCTCAGGATTAATTTCTAGATGATAATGCCCAATTGCCTGCATTAAATGCGTTTTACCTAGTCCAACACCTCCACAGAGAAACAGAGGATTAAAATCTCGTCCAGGAGACTCGGCAACAGCCAAAGAAGCAGCGTGTACCATGCGATTTGTCGGACCAACAACAAAGCTATAAAAAGTATATTTAGGATTTAATTTATTCGGTTTAAGAGAATTTTTAGCAGCAGATGAAGATTCCTGCTGGAGTTGAGCAAAATTGGTTGGTTCGGTTAAAAAATCGAGGTCTGCACCTTGTTGAGATTTGAGACGAATTTCTAGAGGCTTGCCGATAACTTCTGCTACTGCGTCACAAATAATGCCGACATAGTGCTTTTGTAGATGGCTTGTTACAAAAGCGTTAGGAGTTACAATAGTTATACTGTGGACATTAAAATCTTCGACAGTAGTATTTTGAATCCAAGTTTCAAAGGTAGGGCGACTTAGCCGTTCTTCGAGAAGTTCTAGAACTCTTTGCCATAATTGTTCTGCGGAAATTGTCACTCTTTTTAGATAATTAGTAAAGGTGATTTGAAATCAAGACAGGTTGCTTCTGAAGCAGCTTGTACAATTAGTTCTCTTGTAAAATTTTATCAGTTGAGTTGTATTGGGATCGGTAATATTTACTATCTATTTCCAATCGTTAAAACTTTTTTGCAAGACAAAATACTCTTCAAGTAAACCTTACTAATTAATTTAATAGCTGATGAACATGAATAAACTTCCAGCGATCGCTCAAATAGGCCAACCAATTCTCAGAAGCCAGGCTAAACCCGTAAATAAAATTTTAGACCCTTCCATCATAGAGCTAATTGACTTATTAACCGCTACCGCGATCGCCAATTCGGGCGTGGGAATTGCCGCGCCACAAATTTCTCAGCCTTATCGACTGTTTATCATTGCTTCTCATCCCAGCGATCGCTATCCTCATGCGCCAACTATGCCACCGACTGCAATGATTAACCCGCAAATCTTGTCTCATGGTGAAAAAGTAGTCAAAGATTGGGAAGGATGCTTAAGCGTACCTAACGTTAGAGGTTTAGTGCCTAGATATCAAGAAATTGAGGTTGAATACACAACTAAGCAAGGAGAAATAAATCAGGAAATCCTCACCGATTTTGTGGCGCGTATTTTCCAGCATGAATTAGATCATCTTAACGGTATTGTATTTACAGATCGAGTCACAGATCCAGCCGACTTGTATACCGAAGCCGAATATCGTCAGCTTAGATCTTTGAATTAGAAACCAATAAATTTATGATTATTAATATTAAAGTCACTCGTTCTTCTCCTCTTCAAGACAAGGCTTGCGAGTGTCTCCATTGTACAGTCGTCAAGCATCAAAGCAATTATTTAGATAAAATAAGGCGATTTAAGTCTCAATTTTCATAAAAGTGCTAAAATTCTAAGTGGGGAATCAACAGATTAAAGATTAAGTTTGTATCCAGTATCTAATGGTCTTTTCCGTAAAGTATTGAGCTATTTCTTTCCAATAATTCTGTTTCTCTGGACACAACACTCATTGAGAATACATTCAGAATATGTCAATTTACGTAGGCAATTTATCTTACGAAGTTAGTCAAGAAGATTTAAGTGAAGTCTTCAACGAATATGGAACTGTTAAACGAATTCATATTCCTAGCGATCGCGAAACAGGTCGTCCAAGAGGATTTGCTTTTGTCGAAATGGAATCTGAAGCCAACGAAGATAAAGCTATTGAAGCTTTAGACGGTGCCGAATGGATGGATCGCCAGCTAAAAGTTAATAAAGCCAAACCGCGCGAAAACCGAAGTGGCGGTCGAAACAACCGTTTCTAAGCAAACCGATTGAACAGCGATTAAAAACCAATTAAATTAAACAGTCAACGCTTCTAGGAATTGAGTGACATATAGGTCTATACTCTTTCTTTAGAGGCGTTTTGTTATCTAATGTAGATGTAATTTAACGTTTTGTAAATTGGTAAAAAATCAAGGAATACTTTATAACTTTTAACTACAGTATTAGGCTACTAATTATCAATTACGGCAATACATTCAATCTCAACTAATACGTCTTTGGGTAAACGCGAAACCTCAACACAGGCGCGGGCGGGAGCAGTAGCTTCGGCAAAATACTGAGCATATACTTGATTCATGGAGCCAAAGTGGGCTAAATCCGTCATAAAAACGCTAGTTTTGACTACATTATCCCAAGTTGCTCCTGCTTCAGTCAAAATTGCCTCAATATTAGCCATTACTTGCTGAGTTTGTGCGGTGATATCTCCTTCACCAATAATTTTTCCCGACTGGGGATCTAGAGGAACTTGTCCTGCGACAAACAGCATCTGACCACAAGTAGCGATCGCCTGATTATAAGGACCAACTGGGGCGGGTGCTCGATCGGTACGAATAACTTTTTTAAACATGGGAACTAAAAATTAATCCTAATATTAACAACAACGAACTAGAAAGATATAAATTAACGGCAAGAAACTTGCTATTACTAACTTTGTGAGGAACAGCATGATTTTGGTTGACGTGGTGAACCAACTGATAGGCAAAGGGCAAACTACCAAAACCGAGCAAACTAAAAAGAGGCAATGTACCAGTAGCGAGCAAAATTAGCGTTAAGATATAAATACTAGCGGTAGCAGCTGTTAATACCTTCGCACCTTTAGCCGTTCCTAAACGCACAATTGGCGATCGCTTTCCTGCTGCCAAGTCGTCTTCGACCTGATGAAAATGAGAACAAAATAAAATAATTGAGGTAGTAATACCAACAATGCTAGAAATCGCTAAATTATCTGCCGAAAATGTTTGAGTCTGAGCATAGTAGGCAGCAGAAACTGCACCAGGACCAAAGGTAAAGAAACAAATTATTTCTCCCAAACCTAAGTAGCCTAAGCGAAACGGCGGGCCTTGATAGGTATAGCCCAAGAAGCAGCATAGCAATACTAGTGCTAATACCGTTAAATCCTGTTGCCACCAAGACAGGGCTAAAATTCCCCCAATTCCGATACCAAGACAAAGATTAGCTACCCAAAACACTAAAGGTTTATTTCCTGTTAGGTTAACTACCGAATGCGCTTTATTAATGTCAATACCTGTTTCTGAATCAAAAACATCATTGCTCAGGTTTAACCAGGCAATAATCAAAATTGCCGCTCCTAAGAAGGTAAAAAAGAACTGGGGATTAAAAAGATGAGTTTTAGCAAAAGCAACTGCCGTACCCACGGCAATAGGCGCGATCGCTACACTATATATTGGCGGTTTAATTGCAGCTAGCCACAGCCGATGGTTTTTTTGGCTTATTTGCTTGGTAGTCATATGTGCAGTGTACTAGCGGGAATGATAGCTGTTCCACTTTGAAAGGCAACATTTAGTACCCTATCAGTTATCGTTACTGCTGTTTACCAAGTTTCATGAAAGTTAAAGTTTTGCCATAACTACTCTAGCTTGAGCTAATTTATAAAAACGAACTGTTGCCCTTAGTTGTCTTTAGCTAGGACTATTGCAGACAGTAGCCTATAATAAAAATCATAAAAATTGCCCTATTTAGTGGCTGTTTAATTATCAATGGTCAGTTTAATATCTTATTCTAGTTTTGCCGCCTAAACTTTTTGGGTAATGACACAATCTACCAGCTCTATGTCTTTTGCAACTCAATCTAGTAATTTTATTTTAAAAAATAATATCGATACAAAACTCAACAATTTTTGGCAGAATAAAGAACTGAATTTTGCCATTACCAAAGATACAGATATTATTAGTGTTTCTTGTCAAATTCCCAATGTCGATCCTCTTGCCTGCCTCCAAAAATTTAGCCATAGTCATTCGTTACATTTTTATTGGGAAAACTGTAGCAAGCAAGAAGCAGTATCAGCTTGGGGGATTACTCGCAGCGATTATCCCCAGAATAATTCCAGGTTTAGTTCGGCACAAAACTTTATCCAAGATTGTTTTCAACAAATTATTAGAGCGGGGGCGAGCGGTCTATCAATTGGAAAACCGAGCGTGTTTTGTAGCTTTACTTTTTTTGCCGATAATCAGGAGCCTGAGCCTTTTAAATCTGGAACTTTATTTTTACCTCGATTTCAGATAGTTAAAAAACATAAAAATTGCTGTCTAATTGTTAATTTTCCTTTAGAAAAAGGGGAAGATAAAAAATATTTGGTAAAACAGATCAAGCAAAAAGTAGATAGTATTCCTTGGTCTACATTAGGACAACTAAACCTAGAGCGAAAAAATAATTTGTTGTCAACAAATCGCGCTCGCTCACAAGACCCAGATTACTTTAAATCGGTTGTTGCTTCTGCTCTGGAGTCAATTGCTGCTGGTGAATTAAGCAAAATTGTTATTGCCCACACTACTGAAATCCAGTCTAAAGTTCCGTTTAAAATTATTGAATCTTTAGCTAATTTAAGAGGACTTCACCCAGATTGCTATATATTTTCTACGGGTAATGGTGCGGGACAAAACTTTATTGGAGCAAGTCCAGAACGTTTGTTGAGCGTTCAAAACCAACAGCTGGTAACGGATGCTCTAGCAGGATCTGCTCCTAGAGGCACGAATAATGCCGAAGATTTGCACTTGGCTAATTTATTGCTCAAAAATAGAAAAGAAAAGCGAGAGCATCAAGCCGTTCGTGACTTCATAATTGAGCGTCTGCGAGGTATCGGTCTAAAACCCCAGCAGCTGCCTTTACAACTGCTCAAGCTATCAAATATTCAACATCTGTGGACACCAATCTATGCTCACCTCCCCGCAGATATTGAGCCGTTAGAGATTGTAGCATTGCTCCATCCAACTCCTGCGGTAGCTGGTGTATCTACCGAAATTGCCTGTGAAAAGATCCGTTACTATGAAAAATCTGCTCGCTCTCTCTACGCAGCACCTCTAGGATGGGTAGACTACGAAGGAAATTGCGAATTTATTGTCGGTATTCGTTCGGCGCTAATTGATGGCGATCGCGCTATGCTATATGCTGGGGCAGGTATAGTTTCTGGTTCTAATCCTGACAAAGAATTTGATGAGGTGCAGCTAAAATTGCAGTCTTTGTTAAAAGCATTAGTGTAACTATATTTAACGATTACTGACGGCTCATATCAGATATAAACAAGAATGCGACAGATTCTGTAAGGGCAAACGCCGTTTGCCCCTACCCAAAACATCAAATGATCGATTTTCGTAATGTAAATACGCTGTGGGCATCGATATTAACCGAGACGTTGTATCGTTGTGGCATTACCACTGCTGTAGTTTGTCCAGGCTCACGTTCAACTCCTTTAGCAATTGCCTTTGCCAGTCATCAAGGAATTATCGCTATTCCAATTTTAGATGAGCGTTCGGCAGCCTTTTTTGCCCTTGGTAGAGCTAAAAAAACTGGTTTACCTACAGCGTTAGTTTGTACCTCTGGAACAGCTGGAGCCAATTTTTATCCCGCGGTAATCGAAGCCAAAGAAAGCGGTGTTCCTTTAATTATTTTGACGGCAGATCGCCCTCCAGAACTACGTAACTGTCATGCAGGACAAGCGATCGATCAGGTAAAGCTATACGGTAATCTTCCTAACTGGCAGTGTGAACTAGCATTGCCTGAAGCGACTAGCACCATGCTGCGCTATCTGCGACAAACCATGATTCAAGCATGGCAACAGTCTTTATTTCCCACTCCTGGAGTCGTACATCTTAATATTCCTTTACGCGAACCATTAATACCTATTGAACAATCATTAGCAATCAAAAATCAATTTTCAATTGAGGATTTCTTTTCGGCGGTTGCTAGTATACCAGTAAAGTATCCGAACGCTTCTTGTTCTTTACCCTGGAATAGTTGGCAAGGTAAGTCAGGCATTATTATTGCTGGTTTAGCCCAACCTCAAGATCCCCAAGCTTATTGTCAGGCGATCGCGCTTTTAGCTCAACACCTCTCTTTTCCTGTCTTAGCCGAAGCCTTATCTCCTCTGAGAAATTACGCACGACTTAATCCTTATTTGATTTCAACTTATGATTCAATTTTGCGTCAGTCACAAGCACACAAACTAATTCCCGAAGTGGTGATTCAAATTGGCGAACTACCCACCAGCAAGCAGCTAAGAACTTGGTTAGATAAACTGGGGATCGAGCGTTGGGTTATCGAGCAAAAAGTTGAGAACTTCGATCCGCTGCATGGCAAAACGATTCAGATTCATAGCTCAATTGAACAGGTTGCTCAAAATATAGCAATAGATGATCAAAATGGTTTAACATCAAGCTATTGTAAGCAGTGGTGCGAATTAGAAGCCATAACTAGAACTGGCTTAGATAGTACTCTCGAATCCCTCAGCGATCTACATGAAGCAAAGGCTGCATGGCTTGTTTCTCACAGTCTGCCATCAGGTACGCCAATTTTCATCGCCAACAGTATGTCGGTGCGTAATGCTGAATATTTTTGGCAACCTAACAACAATCAAATAGTTCCCTACTTTAACCGTGGAGCAAATGGGATTGATGGTACGCTTTCTACCGCTTTGGGTATTGCCTATCAAGATGCGGGGGTATTATTGACAGGAGACTTGACTTTACTACACGATACTAATGGCTTTTTGCTCCGTCAGAAATTTCAAGGGCATTTAACTATTATTGTAATTAATAATAACGGTGGGGGTATCTTCGAGATGTTGCCGATCGCCGACTTCCCCTCATTTGAAGAGTATTTTGCTACACCGCAATCAGTTGATTTGACTCAACTTTGTGCTGCCTATGATGTGGAACATCAAACAATAAAAAATTGGCAACAGTTAGGAAGCTTAATCAAAAACTTACCTAAGTCGGGCATCAGAGTTTTAGAACTTACTTGCGATCGCCATGCAGATGCTATTTGGTTAAAAAACAATCTGGGTAAATTTGGTAAATAACTATATATGAGCTACAAAAGTTAAGAAAATGGTTGAGTAAGCCAGTAGGCAAAGGTAATAAAACCAATGCTGGTGCTACACATTAGAACGTATAGAATACAGTACGGTTTTTTGTTTTTCACCTTTATAGGTAGATAGGTAGATAGGTAGATAGGTAGATTGGTAGATTGGTATTTTAAAAAGATTTTAAATATGCACCCAGTTTGATCCAGGTTGAGGGTGCGGTATTTATCTGTCAACACTTTTATAAGTTGGTGGTTGACTGTATTTATATATCTATATTAACCAATTTTAAGTTTTTAAACAATATTTTGGTAATTTTAATATTTAGCCAGATTTATCACTTATTTTCTTATTTAACCTTCGCTTACCTGCTACGATAAATCAAAACAAATTGAGTATCGAAAAGCAATACAGCATAACTTCACAAAATGTAATATAAAGCCAATTAACTGACCTTATTCATAAATTAACTATCTGTAAAGGGTAAACTCTGACGTGCTTGCTCTAGATATGCACACCATTTTGCGGCCAAAGAAATGTCAGTGAAGGGAATTTGTATAGATTCTCGGTCATTCAAGCTAAATTTCAGGGCGGTTTTTCCTTTGTTTGGCAGATTATCTAATTCTACAGTGCCTGGCGCAGCCATTTTGACAGGTCGATCTTTCACCATTAAATTGATTTCTACTACATCGTCCAAAGAAAAACTTTGTAAATCAATCATTCCTTTACGAGTAGGTTTACCCCAAGTGACTCGATCTTTTTTAATACCCAACACGGCATAAATATCAAACTTAGCGTTATCAAAATCCTCTGCCCAAACTTTATAAGCTTCTAGTTTTTGATATTCGTTCCAACCACTCCAGGCTAGCCAGATAAACGCTGCCAACAGCGGTAGCCACAAAAGTCCTCTTTCCATATTTATAATTAACTCTTGCTTAGTTCAGATTAATTTTATCTTGTCAGCTAATAGCTATTAGCCATCAGTAACAAGTTAAGACAAAATTCTATTTGTCAACCAATACTTGACAAATATTTATAAGATTATCAATCGCTTCCTATTATCGGTATTTAGAACTTTAACTTTCTTTTTCGTCTTAAATAGTCTAAGGTTGCGAATCGCCTTTCATCAATTTGCTGCTGCCTCTTTGACTATTCCCTGAGATATTGAACTCGGACAGGCATCTTGGCTAGACAGTCCCCACCGATAGTCTCAAGGGTACAACGACCAAGATGAGCGGCAGCAAGTAACCGTTGCATCCTCACCAAGATCTTTCAACTGTCCGCTTCATCGACTTGTTGGGCTGCGCTTCAACTTGTCGATAGTCCTCTACCCTCATACTTTAAGGGCAGCTTTGCCGATATTCTTCTAAATCGCCAATAATGTCTAGAATTTCAACGAACCGAGAGCCAAAGTCGGCCAACTTATATTCGACACGAGGCGGAATCTCAGGATAAGCAACTTTTTCGATAATACCAAAATTGACGAGATCCGTTAACCGCTCATTTAAAACTTTAGTTGTCAATCCCTCAGTTGCGCGAGTCATTGCTCCTGGACGGTTAGTTCCGTAGCCAATTAAGCGTAAAACTTCCAACATCGATTTACAACCCAGCGTATGCTCCACGATATAACTACCTTATCAAGGTTATTAACCAGAAGATTTTTGTGTAAGTGCCAGGGGTATTTTATAACTAATTCTAGTTCTAAGTTTTTTTGCAGCATCGTATTTCGCGATTACGCTGGGTGACTGCACCCGAATGGGTACCCTAATCGATCGCCTGTTACTCGAAACTACATCAAAATTTTTTCTATTTCCTTGACAAGCTGTTAGCTATTAGTTGTTTGTCGAAAAAAGTAAAGATGATAATTACCTAATCTCCAGTCATCTCAATAATTCCGCCACCCAAAACCATTTCTCCCTTATACAAAACCGCTGCTTGTCCTGGAGTTACGCCAAACTGATGTTCCTCAAACATAATTTTGATGCGGGAGTTTTCAAGAGGAATTATTTGTGCAGGTACAGATTGAGAACGATAGCGAATTTTAACTTCGGCGCTGATCGGTGTAGTTGGTTTAGCAATAGAAATCCAGTTCATTCTAGATGCTGTACATTCTAATCGTCCCCCAGCGTAGCGATCGCCTACTA from Coleofasciculaceae cyanobacterium includes:
- the dnaN gene encoding DNA polymerase III subunit beta, which codes for MKIVCASYDLKNNLVLVNRAVPSRPEPAVLGNVLIKASETTQKVSLIAFDGSLGIKTSFNAEVVEGGDITLPAKLLNDIVTRLPEIEITLDVAEDGFMTTISSTSGQFQLTGIDAAEFPNLPTIEAKQTIELPIAVLNKGLGGCLFAASTELSKQVLTGVHLKSQGLGQGNLGDILEFAATDSHRLAVVATDLNPENAESTIELPKIAVTIPAKALRELERIVGDAQTTDLVKVSFDEQVIVFELGDRLLTSTKILGDYPTYAQLIPQNFAREIILNRKRLLSSLELVAVLAQKNNLVKFSINNARAELVVSADAQDVGNAKQSLPAEIIGEDIEIAFNIKYLMDGLKALSTTEIKMQLNEWNQPVIFSPLGGLKMTYLVMPVQIRN
- the def gene encoding peptide deformylase translates to MNKLPAIAQIGQPILRSQAKPVNKILDPSIIELIDLLTATAIANSGVGIAAPQISQPYRLFIIASHPSDRYPHAPTMPPTAMINPQILSHGEKVVKDWEGCLSVPNVRGLVPRYQEIEVEYTTKQGEINQEILTDFVARIFQHELDHLNGIVFTDRVTDPADLYTEAEYRQLRSLN
- a CDS encoding RNA-binding protein, translating into MSIYVGNLSYEVSQEDLSEVFNEYGTVKRIHIPSDRETGRPRGFAFVEMESEANEDKAIEALDGAEWMDRQLKVNKAKPRENRSGGRNNRF
- the menA gene encoding 2-carboxy-1,4-naphthoquinone phytyltransferase, whose translation is MTTKQISQKNHRLWLAAIKPPIYSVAIAPIAVGTAVAFAKTHLFNPQFFFTFLGAAILIIAWLNLSNDVFDSETGIDINKAHSVVNLTGNKPLVFWVANLCLGIGIGGILALSWWQQDLTVLALVLLCCFLGYTYQGPPFRLGYLGLGEIICFFTFGPGAVSAAYYAQTQTFSADNLAISSIVGITTSIILFCSHFHQVEDDLAAGKRSPIVRLGTAKGAKVLTAATASIYILTLILLATGTLPLFSLLGFGSLPFAYQLVHHVNQNHAVPHKVSNSKFLAVNLYLSSSLLLILGLIFSSHV
- the dnaA gene encoding chromosomal replication initiator protein DnaA, with protein sequence MTISAEQLWQRVLELLEERLSRPTFETWIQNTTVEDFNVHSITIVTPNAFVTSHLQKHYVGIICDAVAEVIGKPLEIRLKSQQGADLDFLTEPTNFAQLQQESSSAAKNSLKPNKLNPKYTFYSFVVGPTNRMVHAASLAVAESPGRDFNPLFLCGGVGLGKTHLMQAIGHYHLEINPEARVFYVSTEQFTNDLIAAIRNDSIQTFREHYRTADILLVDDIHFIEGKEYTQEEFFHTFNTLHEAGRQVVLASDRPPQQIPKLQERLSSRFSMGLIADVQVPDLETRMAILQKKAEYENVRLPKEAIAYIASQYTSNIRELEGALIRAIAYISLSGLSMTVENIAAALNPKVEQITASPETILEVSAEILNVSTHDLKSSSRRREISNARHIAMYLMRQHTDLSLPRIGEKFGGKDHTSVMYSCDKIAKLLRKDRALNQTISLLSDRINFVSRQKFKT
- a CDS encoding isochorismate synthase: MSFATQSSNFILKNNIDTKLNNFWQNKELNFAITKDTDIISVSCQIPNVDPLACLQKFSHSHSLHFYWENCSKQEAVSAWGITRSDYPQNNSRFSSAQNFIQDCFQQIIRAGASGLSIGKPSVFCSFTFFADNQEPEPFKSGTLFLPRFQIVKKHKNCCLIVNFPLEKGEDKKYLVKQIKQKVDSIPWSTLGQLNLERKNNLLSTNRARSQDPDYFKSVVASALESIAAGELSKIVIAHTTEIQSKVPFKIIESLANLRGLHPDCYIFSTGNGAGQNFIGASPERLLSVQNQQLVTDALAGSAPRGTNNAEDLHLANLLLKNRKEKREHQAVRDFIIERLRGIGLKPQQLPLQLLKLSNIQHLWTPIYAHLPADIEPLEIVALLHPTPAVAGVSTEIACEKIRYYEKSARSLYAAPLGWVDYEGNCEFIVGIRSALIDGDRAMLYAGAGIVSGSNPDKEFDEVQLKLQSLLKALV
- a CDS encoding RidA family protein → MFKKVIRTDRAPAPVGPYNQAIATCGQMLFVAGQVPLDPQSGKIIGEGDITAQTQQVMANIEAILTEAGATWDNVVKTSVFMTDLAHFGSMNQVYAQYFAEATAPARACVEVSRLPKDVLVEIECIAVIDN